A region of Arabidopsis thaliana chromosome 5, partial sequence DNA encodes the following proteins:
- a CDS encoding ras guanine nucleotide exchange factor Q-like protein (unknown protein; Has 30201 Blast hits to 17322 proteins in 780 species: Archae - 12; Bacteria - 1396; Metazoa - 17338; Fungi - 3422; Plants - 5037; Viruses - 0; Other Eukaryotes - 2996 (source: NCBI BLink).): MGTKIVERITTNQSGLKSVDHSGFIRFVVNGRQESSKETLTDEEEEGVFILRSMDRFLEKQNAESIRHTMQAQEDIFKQQVRELHRVYNTQKMMMTQLKHRSQYWTVNNKDQPGSRERTGSCSGIDLENVVRATQTTTDHIEESELELTLSIGLSSSSTTMTTTTNKDMDYSSTTSMRSSSDNCNNQSNNNLYNNSNNNQESSGPNTPMSSSSTTSLDREKKRPHWLFQGLSINRTSS, from the exons ATGGGAACAAAGATCGTTGAGCGAATTACTACAAACCAAAGTGGCTTAAAGAGTGTTGATCATAGTGGGTTCATCAGATTTGTTGTTAATGGTCGACAAGAATCGTCAAAGGAGACGTTGAcagacgaggaagaagaaggagtttttattttaaggtCAATGGATAGGTTTCTTGAAAAGCAAAATGCTGAATCCATCAGACATACAATGCAAGCccaagaagatatttttaagCAACAG GTACGAGAGCTACATAGAGTATATAATAcacagaaaatgatgatgactcAACTCAAACATAGAAGCCAATATTGGACTGTTAACAACAAAGACCAACCCGGTTCAAGAGAGAGAACCGGAAGTTGTTCAGGCATAGACCTCGAAAATGTGGTTAGAGCAACACAAACGACGACGGATCATATCGAAGAGAGCGAACTCGAATTGACATTGAGCATTGgattgtcttcttcatctactaCTATGACCACGACAACGAACAAGGACATGGACTACTCGTCAACAACGTCAATGAGATCATCATCGGATAATTGTAATAATCAGAGCaataataatctatataataacaGCAATAATAACCAAGAAAGTAGCGGACCAAACACGCCTATGAGCAGCTCAAGTACGACGTCGTTGGAtcgagagaagaagagacctCATTGGCTCTTTCAAGGACTTAGTATTAACCGAACCtcttcttga
- the HA3 gene encoding H[+]-ATPase 3: MYPIQRRHYRDGIDNLLVLLIGGIPIAMPTVLSVTMAIGSHKLSQQGAITKRMTAIEEMAGMDVLCSDKTGTLTLNKLSVDKNLIEVYCKGVEKDEVLLFAARASRVENQDAIDAAMVGMLADPKEARAGIREIHFLPFNPVDKRTALTFIDSNGNWHRVSKGAPEQILDLCNARADLRKRVHSTIDKYAERGLRSLAVSRQTVPEKTKESSGSPWEFVGVLPLFDPPRHDSAETIRRALDLGVNVKMITGDQLAIAKETGRRLGMGSNMYPSSSLLGKHKDEAMAHIPVEDLIEKADGFAGVFPEHKYEIVKKLQERKHICGMTGDGVNDAPALKKADIGIAVADATDAARGASDIVLTEPGLSVIISAVLTSRAIFQRMKNYTIYAVSITIRIVFGFMLIALIWKFDFSPFMVLIIAILNDGTIMTISKDRVKPSPTPDSWKLKEIFATGVVLGGYMAIMTVVFFWAAYKTDFFPRTFHVRDLRGSEHEMMSALYLQVSIVSQALIFVTRSRSWSFTERPGYFLLIAFWVAQLIATAIAVYGNWEFARIKGIGWGWAGVIWLYSIVFYFPLDIMKFAIRYILAGTAWKNIIDNRTAFTTKQNYGIEEREAQWAHAQRTLHGLQNTETANVVPERGGYRELSEIANQAKRRAEIARLRELHTLKGHVESVVKLKGLDIETAGHYTV, from the exons ATGTATCCGATCCAGCGCAGACACTACAGAGACGGAATCGAcaatcttcttgttcttttgaTTGGTGGTATCCCCATTGCAATGCCTACTGTCTTGTCTGTCACAATGGCTATTGGATCTCACAAGTTGTCTCAACAAGGAGCTATCACAAAACGAATGACCGCCATTGAAGAAATGGCTGGTATGGATGTTCTGTGCAGCGATAAAACCGGGACTCTCACGCTAAACAAGCTTAGTGTTGACAAGAATCTTATTGAGGTTTATTGTAAAGGCGTTGAGAAAGATGAAGTTTTGCTTTTTGCTGCTAGAGCTTCAAGAGTTGAGAACCAAGATGCTATTGATGCTGCTATGGTTGGAATGCTCGCTGATCCAAAAgag gCAAGAGCTGGAATCAGAGAGATTCACTTCCTACCATTCAATCCAGTTGATAAGCGAACCGCTTTGACGTTTATCGACAGCAACGGAAACTGGCACCGAGTAAGCAAAGGAGCTCCCGAGCAG ATTCTTGATCTCTGTAACGCGAGAGCTGATCTGAGGAAGAGAGTCCACTCTACAATCGATAAGTACGCTGAGCGTGGACTTAGGTCATTAGCTGTTTCAAGACAG ACTGTaccagagaaaacaaaagaaagctcTGGTAGTCCATGGGAATTTGTTGGTGTGTTGCCTCTGTTTGATCCTCCAAGACATGATAGTGCCGAAACCATTAGAAGAGCTCTAGACCTCGGTGTCAATGTCAAGATGATTACTG GTGATCAACTTGCTATTGCGAAAGAGACAGGACGTAGACTTGGAATGGGATCAAACATGTACCCATCCTCTTCTTTACTCGGTAAACACAAAGACGAAGCCATGGCTCACATTCCTGTTGAGGATTTGATTGAGAAAGCTGATGGCTTTGCTGGAGTCTTCCCAG AGCACAAATACGAAATTGTGAAGAAGTTGCAAGAAAGGAAGCATATCTGTGGTATGACTGGAGATGGAGTGAATGACGCTCCAGCATTGAAGAAAGCGGATATAGGTATCGCTGTGGCGGATGCAACTGACGCTGCACGAGGTGCTTCTGATATTGTCCTCACCGAGCCAGGTCTCAGTGTGATCATCAGCGCGGTTCTAACCAGTAGAGCCATCTTCCAGAGAATGAAGAACTACACA ATATATGCAGTCTCAATTACCATTCGTATAGTG TTTGGGTTTATGCTCATTGCTCTAATATGGAAGTTCGACTTTTCACCATTCATGGTTTTGATCATTGCTATATTAAACGAtg GAACCATCATGACTATCTCAAAGGACAGAGTCAAGCCTTCTCCAACACCAGATAGCTGGAAACTCAAAGAAATCTTCGCAACCGGCGTTGTTCTTGGAGGCTACATGGCTATAATGactgttgttttcttctggGCCGCATACAAAACCGATTTCTTCCCG AGAACATTCCACGTGAGAGACTTGAGAGGCAGTGAACATGAGATGATGTCTGCTTTATACTTACAAGTCAGTATTGTGAGCCAAGCTCTTATATTCGTCACTCGATCTAGAAGCTGGTCTTTTACAGAACGACCTGGATATTTCTTGCTAATTGCTTTCTGGGTAGCACAATTG ATTGCAACGGCTATTGCGGTTTACGGTAATTGGGAATTTGCAAGAATCAAAGGAATAGGATGGGGATGGGCTGGAGTAATCTGGCTTTACAGTATTGTCTTCTACTTTCCATTAGACATAATGAAATTCGCAATCCGTTACATACTAGCCGGAACAGCCTGGAAGAATATCATTGACAACAGG ACTGCGTTTACCACTAAGCAAAACTATGGAATAGAGGAGAGGGAAGCACAATGGGCTCATGCACAAAGGACTTTACACGGTCTTCAGAACACTGAAACAGCCAACGTTGTCCCGGAGAGAGGTGGTTACAGAGAACTGTCTGAGATTGCAAATCAAGCCAAGAGACGAGCTGAGATCGCAAG GCTTAGGGAACTTCATACGCTTAAAGGACATGTAGAGTCAGTGGTGAAGCTAAAGGGACTAGACATTGAGACAGCTGGTCACTACACCGTTTAA
- the HA3 gene encoding H[+]-ATPase 3 (H(+)-ATPase 3 (HA3); FUNCTIONS IN: ATPase activity, hydrogen-exporting ATPase activity, phosphorylative mechanism; INVOLVED IN: cation transport, metabolic process, ATP biosynthetic process; LOCATED IN: plasma membrane, membrane; EXPRESSED IN: 25 plant structures; EXPRESSED DURING: 13 growth stages; CONTAINS InterPro DOMAIN/s: ATPase, P-type, ATPase-associated domain (InterPro:IPR008250), ATPase, P-type cation-transporter, N-terminal (InterPro:IPR004014), Haloacid dehalogenase-like hydrolase (InterPro:IPR005834), ATPase, P-type, H+ transporting proton pump (InterPro:IPR000695), ATPase, P-type, K/Mg/Cd/Cu/Zn/Na/Ca/Na/H-transporter (InterPro:IPR001757), ATPase, P-type, plasma-membrane proton-efflux (InterPro:IPR006534), ATPase, P-type phosphorylation site (InterPro:IPR018303); BEST Arabidopsis thaliana protein match is: H(+)-ATPase 2 (TAIR:AT4G30190.1); Has 36687 Blast hits to 32635 proteins in 3162 species: Archae - 691; Bacteria - 23215; Metazoa - 3969; Fungi - 2549; Plants - 1910; Viruses - 3; Other Eukaryotes - 4350 (source: NCBI BLink).), translating into MASGLEDIVNENVDLEKIPIEEVFQQLKCSREGLSGAEGENRLQIFGPNKLEEKKESKLLKFLGFMWNPLSWVMEAAAIMAIALANGGGKPPDWQDFVGIVCLLVINSTISFVEENNAGNAAAALMAGLAPKTKVLRDGKWSEQEASILVPGDIVSIKLGDIIPADARLLEGDPLKVDQSALTGESLPATKGPGEEVFSGSTCKQGEIEAVVIATGVHTFFGKAAHLVDSTNQVGHFQKVLTAIGNFCICSIAVGIAIEIVVMYPIQRRHYRDGIDNLLVLLIGGIPIAMPTVLSVTMAIGSHKLSQQGAITKRMTAIEEMAGMDVLCSDKTGTLTLNKLSVDKNLIEVYCKGVEKDEVLLFAARASRVENQDAIDAAMVGMLADPKEARAGIREIHFLPFNPVDKRTALTFIDSNGNWHRVSKGAPEQILDLCNARADLRKRVHSTIDKYAERGLRSLAVSRQTVPEKTKESSGSPWEFVGVLPLFDPPRHDSAETIRRALDLGVNVKMITGDQLAIAKETGRRLGMGSNMYPSSSLLGKHKDEAMAHIPVEDLIEKADGFAGVFPEHKYEIVKKLQERKHICGMTGDGVNDAPALKKADIGIAVADATDAARGASDIVLTEPGLSVIISAVLTSRAIFQRMKNYTIYAVSITIRIVFGFMLIALIWKFDFSPFMVLIIAILNDGTIMTISKDRVKPSPTPDSWKLKEIFATGVVLGGYMAIMTVVFFWAAYKTDFFPRTFHVRDLRGSEHEMMSALYLQVSIVSQALIFVTRSRSWSFTERPGYFLLIAFWVAQLIATAIAVYGNWEFARIKGIGWGWAGVIWLYSIVFYFPLDIMKFAIRYILAGTAWKNIIDNRTAFTTKQNYGIEEREAQWAHAQRTLHGLQNTETANVVPERGGYRELSEIANQAKRRAEIARLRELHTLKGHVESVVKLKGLDIETAGHYTV; encoded by the exons ATGGCGAGTGGCCTCGAGGATATCGTGAACGAGAATGTTGATTTG GAGAAAATACCTATTGAGGAAGTGTTCCAGCAGTTGAAATGCAGCAGAGAAGGTTTATCTGGAGCAGAAGGAGAAAACAGACTCCAGATCTTTGGCCCCAACAAACTCGAGGAGAAGAAG GAAAGCAAGTTACTCAAGTTCTTGGGTTTTATGTGGAACCCTCTCTCTTGGGTCATGGAAGCAGCTGCAATCATGGCTATTGCCTTGGCTAATGGCGGTGGAAAGCCACCGGATTGGCAAGATTTTGTCGGTATCGTTTGTCTTTTGGTTATCAATTCAACTATCAGTTTTGTCGAAGAAAACAATGCTGGAAATGCTGCTGCTGCTCTTATGGCTGGTCTTGCTCCCAAAACTAAG GTTCTAAGAGATGGCAAATGGTCAGAGCAAGAAGCTTCTATTCTTGTTCCTGGAGATATTGTGAGCATCAAGCTTGGTGACATCATTCCTGCTGATGCACGTCTTCTTGAAGGTGATCCTTTAAAAGTCGACCAATCTGCTTTGACCGGAGAATCTCTTCCCGCAACGAAAGGTCCAGGGGAAGAAGTTTTCTCCGGTTCTACCTGCAAGCAAGGTGAGATTGAAGCGGTTGTGATAGCCACTGGAGTCCATACTTTCTTCGGTAAAGCGGCTCATCTAGTCGACAGCACAAACCAAGTTGGACATTTCCAGAAAGTTCTTACGGCGATTGGAAACTTCTGCATATGTTCCATAGCTGTTGGTATTGCGATTGAGATCGTTGTCATGTATCCGATCCAGCGCAGACACTACAGAGACGGAATCGAcaatcttcttgttcttttgaTTGGTGGTATCCCCATTGCAATGCCTACTGTCTTGTCTGTCACAATGGCTATTGGATCTCACAAGTTGTCTCAACAAGGAGCTATCACAAAACGAATGACCGCCATTGAAGAAATGGCTGGTATGGATGTTCTGTGCAGCGATAAAACCGGGACTCTCACGCTAAACAAGCTTAGTGTTGACAAGAATCTTATTGAGGTTTATTGTAAAGGCGTTGAGAAAGATGAAGTTTTGCTTTTTGCTGCTAGAGCTTCAAGAGTTGAGAACCAAGATGCTATTGATGCTGCTATGGTTGGAATGCTCGCTGATCCAAAAgag gCAAGAGCTGGAATCAGAGAGATTCACTTCCTACCATTCAATCCAGTTGATAAGCGAACCGCTTTGACGTTTATCGACAGCAACGGAAACTGGCACCGAGTAAGCAAAGGAGCTCCCGAGCAG ATTCTTGATCTCTGTAACGCGAGAGCTGATCTGAGGAAGAGAGTCCACTCTACAATCGATAAGTACGCTGAGCGTGGACTTAGGTCATTAGCTGTTTCAAGACAG ACTGTaccagagaaaacaaaagaaagctcTGGTAGTCCATGGGAATTTGTTGGTGTGTTGCCTCTGTTTGATCCTCCAAGACATGATAGTGCCGAAACCATTAGAAGAGCTCTAGACCTCGGTGTCAATGTCAAGATGATTACTG GTGATCAACTTGCTATTGCGAAAGAGACAGGACGTAGACTTGGAATGGGATCAAACATGTACCCATCCTCTTCTTTACTCGGTAAACACAAAGACGAAGCCATGGCTCACATTCCTGTTGAGGATTTGATTGAGAAAGCTGATGGCTTTGCTGGAGTCTTCCCAG AGCACAAATACGAAATTGTGAAGAAGTTGCAAGAAAGGAAGCATATCTGTGGTATGACTGGAGATGGAGTGAATGACGCTCCAGCATTGAAGAAAGCGGATATAGGTATCGCTGTGGCGGATGCAACTGACGCTGCACGAGGTGCTTCTGATATTGTCCTCACCGAGCCAGGTCTCAGTGTGATCATCAGCGCGGTTCTAACCAGTAGAGCCATCTTCCAGAGAATGAAGAACTACACA ATATATGCAGTCTCAATTACCATTCGTATAGTG TTTGGGTTTATGCTCATTGCTCTAATATGGAAGTTCGACTTTTCACCATTCATGGTTTTGATCATTGCTATATTAAACGAtg GAACCATCATGACTATCTCAAAGGACAGAGTCAAGCCTTCTCCAACACCAGATAGCTGGAAACTCAAAGAAATCTTCGCAACCGGCGTTGTTCTTGGAGGCTACATGGCTATAATGactgttgttttcttctggGCCGCATACAAAACCGATTTCTTCCCG AGAACATTCCACGTGAGAGACTTGAGAGGCAGTGAACATGAGATGATGTCTGCTTTATACTTACAAGTCAGTATTGTGAGCCAAGCTCTTATATTCGTCACTCGATCTAGAAGCTGGTCTTTTACAGAACGACCTGGATATTTCTTGCTAATTGCTTTCTGGGTAGCACAATTG ATTGCAACGGCTATTGCGGTTTACGGTAATTGGGAATTTGCAAGAATCAAAGGAATAGGATGGGGATGGGCTGGAGTAATCTGGCTTTACAGTATTGTCTTCTACTTTCCATTAGACATAATGAAATTCGCAATCCGTTACATACTAGCCGGAACAGCCTGGAAGAATATCATTGACAACAGG ACTGCGTTTACCACTAAGCAAAACTATGGAATAGAGGAGAGGGAAGCACAATGGGCTCATGCACAAAGGACTTTACACGGTCTTCAGAACACTGAAACAGCCAACGTTGTCCCGGAGAGAGGTGGTTACAGAGAACTGTCTGAGATTGCAAATCAAGCCAAGAGACGAGCTGAGATCGCAAG GCTTAGGGAACTTCATACGCTTAAAGGACATGTAGAGTCAGTGGTGAAGCTAAAGGGACTAGACATTGAGACAGCTGGTCACTACACCGTTTAA
- a CDS encoding uncharacterized protein (unknown protein; Has 30201 Blast hits to 17322 proteins in 780 species: Archae - 12; Bacteria - 1396; Metazoa - 17338; Fungi - 3422; Plants - 5037; Viruses - 0; Other Eukaryotes - 2996 (source: NCBI BLink).), which yields MYFAAIASSRQSFLSNNFSFQHSFKPKSNVNLTRPNSICCKSSHHDDETDSSRKNENQLAKLAIATLAVGVLALGSVGDAFAAKSGGRIGGQAFRSSAPRPPPRINNRSRTNIYVNPQVAPPLIGGYGYGYGGYGWSPFSFFAPGPAVAVGVGGGFDLLLLFMFFGAASAVARNFFRSRNDEDDEDDY from the exons atgtatttcGCCGCCATAGCTTCTTCACGACAAAgctttttgtcaaacaatttcagtttccaaCACAGTTTTAAACCCAAATCCAATGTTAACCTCACTCGTCCTAATTCAATCTGTTGTAAATCTTCACACCACGACGACGAAACTGATTCTTCTCg gaaaaatgaaaatcagcTGGCGAAGTTGGCAATCGCGACGCTAGCGGTTGGCGTTTTGGCTTTGGGAAGTGTTGGGGATGCGTTTGCGGCCAAAAGCGGTGGAAGAATCGGCGGTCAAGCGTTTCGGTCTTCAGCTCCTCGTCCTCCTCCCAGAATTAACAATCGATCAAG GACCAACATCTACGTGAATCCTCAGGTTGCACCACCTTTGATCGGTGGCTATGGATATGGTTACGGAGGTTACGGATGGTCACCGTTTTCCTTTTTTGCCCCTGGTCCTGCGGTGGCAGTAGGTGTTGGCGGTGGCTTTGACCTCCTACTTCTCTTCATGTTTTTTGGAGCCGCTTCAGCCGTCGCTAGAAACTTTTTCCGATCAagaaatgatgaagatgacgaagaCGACTATTAG
- a CDS encoding ras guanine nucleotide exchange factor Q-like protein (unknown protein; Has 35333 Blast hits to 34131 proteins in 2444 species: Archae - 798; Bacteria - 22429; Metazoa - 974; Fungi - 991; Plants - 531; Viruses - 0; Other Eukaryotes - 9610 (source: NCBI BLink).), producing MCFITHQMVMKLYDYVSGMGTKIVERITTNQSGLKSVDHSGFIRFVVNGRQESSKETLTDEEEEGVFILRSMDRFLEKQNAESIRHTMQAQEDIFKQQVRELHRVYNTQKMMMTQLKHRSQYWTVNNKDQPGSRERTGSCSGIDLENVVRATQTTTDHIEESELELTLSIGLSSSSTTMTTTTNKDMDYSSTTSMRSSSDNCNNQSNNNLYNNSNNNQESSGPNTPMSSSSTTSLDREKKRPHWLFQGLSINRTSS from the exons ATGTGTTTCATCACTCATCAAATGGTTATGAAACTATATGACTACGTTTCAGGCATGGGAACAAAGATCGTTGAGCGAATTACTACAAACCAAAGTGGCTTAAAGAGTGTTGATCATAGTGGGTTCATCAGATTTGTTGTTAATGGTCGACAAGAATCGTCAAAGGAGACGTTGAcagacgaggaagaagaaggagtttttattttaaggtCAATGGATAGGTTTCTTGAAAAGCAAAATGCTGAATCCATCAGACATACAATGCAAGCccaagaagatatttttaagCAACAG GTACGAGAGCTACATAGAGTATATAATAcacagaaaatgatgatgactcAACTCAAACATAGAAGCCAATATTGGACTGTTAACAACAAAGACCAACCCGGTTCAAGAGAGAGAACCGGAAGTTGTTCAGGCATAGACCTCGAAAATGTGGTTAGAGCAACACAAACGACGACGGATCATATCGAAGAGAGCGAACTCGAATTGACATTGAGCATTGgattgtcttcttcatctactaCTATGACCACGACAACGAACAAGGACATGGACTACTCGTCAACAACGTCAATGAGATCATCATCGGATAATTGTAATAATCAGAGCaataataatctatataataacaGCAATAATAACCAAGAAAGTAGCGGACCAAACACGCCTATGAGCAGCTCAAGTACGACGTCGTTGGAtcgagagaagaagagacctCATTGGCTCTTTCAAGGACTTAGTATTAACCGAACCtcttcttga